Proteins co-encoded in one Acidobacteriota bacterium genomic window:
- a CDS encoding DUF3473 domain-containing protein, with protein MAKAPITNALTIDFEDWYQGIEIPYSEWDKFEDRIEFAGDKLLKILDDGGAKATFFMLGYVAEKHPEIVKRIEAEGHEIGTHGFSHTLIYKQEPELFKQELTRAIHYLEDLTGKKVLGHRAPFFSITKESLWALDILGELGIKYDSSIFPVLNYRYGIADAPRFPYKITREKFEFIEFPISTLKLPGFTMPISGGAYFRIYPYQVTKQAIKSVNRGGEPVTFYLHPWELDPEHPRIDVPRRIALTHYFNLGATERRLRKLLKDFKMAPMREVLNIDTPLELQR; from the coding sequence ATGGCCAAGGCCCCGATCACGAATGCTTTAACGATCGACTTTGAAGACTGGTATCAAGGCATCGAGATCCCGTATTCGGAATGGGACAAGTTTGAAGACCGGATCGAGTTTGCGGGCGACAAGCTGTTGAAAATTCTTGACGACGGCGGTGCCAAAGCAACGTTTTTCATGCTCGGCTACGTTGCTGAAAAGCACCCCGAGATTGTCAAACGCATTGAGGCCGAGGGCCACGAGATCGGGACGCACGGGTTTTCGCATACGCTGATCTATAAGCAGGAGCCTGAGCTTTTTAAGCAGGAATTGACGCGGGCGATCCATTATCTTGAGGATCTGACGGGCAAAAAAGTGCTCGGGCATCGTGCCCCGTTTTTTTCGATAACAAAGGAATCGCTTTGGGCCTTAGATATTCTGGGCGAACTTGGGATCAAGTACGATTCGAGTATTTTCCCGGTGTTGAATTACCGGTATGGCATCGCAGACGCTCCTCGATTTCCGTACAAGATCACGCGCGAGAAATTTGAGTTTATCGAGTTTCCGATCTCGACGCTCAAATTGCCGGGTTTTACGATGCCGATATCGGGTGGTGCGTATTTCCGAATTTACCCATATCAGGTGACGAAACAGGCGATAAAGTCGGTGAATCGCGGCGGCGAGCCGGTCACGTTTTATCTGCACCCGTGGGAACTCGACCCGGAACATCCGCGGATCGACGTGCCTCGGCGGATCGCCTTAACGCATTATTTTAATCTCGGTGCGACGGAGCGACGGCTTCGAAAGCTTTTGAAAGATTTTAAGATGGCACCGATGCGCGAGGTTTTGAATATTGACACACCGCTAGAATTACAGCGTTGA
- a CDS encoding methyltransferase domain-containing protein encodes MTDKGNTTVEDKVRDHFDDDAERFDAIYDDKKGLIAGFIDNYWRGVVQKRLELNVEKLKPFEGKKILDVGCGSGRFCIAFAQNGAEKVVGVDFAEVMIEIADELANEAGVGDICEFVVGGFPEAIGLDEGPFDACTGNGFFDYVEHPVPIITRMRELTRGKLIMSFPKAVEWRVPLRRLRFWMKGTPLFLYTEPQVRDILAKSGVKNFEFIHLDRDYLVVADV; translated from the coding sequence ATGACTGACAAGGGAAATACGACGGTCGAGGACAAAGTTCGCGATCATTTTGATGATGACGCCGAGCGGTTCGACGCGATCTACGACGATAAAAAAGGGCTGATCGCCGGTTTTATCGATAATTATTGGCGCGGTGTCGTACAAAAACGGCTCGAGCTCAACGTCGAGAAATTGAAGCCTTTCGAGGGAAAAAAGATACTCGATGTCGGCTGCGGATCGGGCAGGTTTTGCATTGCCTTTGCGCAGAATGGGGCCGAGAAGGTCGTCGGCGTTGATTTTGCCGAGGTCATGATCGAGATCGCTGATGAACTGGCTAACGAGGCCGGCGTCGGCGATATTTGCGAATTTGTCGTTGGGGGATTTCCCGAGGCGATCGGTCTGGACGAAGGGCCATTTGATGCCTGTACGGGGAATGGATTTTTCGACTATGTCGAGCATCCCGTGCCGATTATAACGCGTATGCGTGAGCTGACAAGGGGCAAACTGATCATGAGTTTTCCGAAAGCGGTCGAATGGCGCGTGCCGCTGCGTCGACTTCGTTTCTGGATGAAAGGTACGCCGCTTTTTCTCTATACCGAGCCGCAGGTTCGCGACATCCTCGCTAAATCCGGCGTAAAAAACTTTGAATTTATTCATCTCGATCGCGATTATTTGGTAGTTGCCGATGTCTAG
- a CDS encoding glycosyltransferase family 4 protein, which yields MSEPPTSAGGMGDNSARPAISMARPPAHAGGSDPIRVLHIITRMIVGGAQENTLLSVVGLDAMPEYEVDFISGIDKGKEGELLSQARETTNLIIVPEMGRSINPFSDLVALWKLYKLIKKGRYHIVHTHSSKAGVLGRIAAWLAGTPLIVHTLHSLVFHEYQPWLVNRTWRVVKKVCARVTDYYISVSEIIVKKAIAANIAEPERFRTIYSGMELDWFLNAKFDADAVKREFGIPPDAPVVGKIARLFPLKGHDELMDAAPEIVKRVPNVRFFLIGDGILLEHLQKRASEYGILENFVFAGLIDRTRIPEMISAMDIVVHTSLREGLARVLPQSLAMGKPCVSFDIDGAPEVVIDDYTGYLVKAFDSVGLADRIAHLLEDPELRKKLGDNGRIHVDPNFRTEKMVADISEVYQMLLERHADRIAAFDRKTQNG from the coding sequence TTGTCAGAACCGCCTACGTCAGCGGGCGGCATGGGCGATAATTCTGCACGTCCTGCGATATCAATGGCCAGGCCGCCCGCTCACGCAGGCGGTTCTGACCCGATCCGCGTCCTCCACATCATTACGCGAATGATCGTCGGCGGAGCGCAGGAGAATACCCTGCTGTCCGTTGTCGGTCTCGACGCGATGCCTGAGTACGAGGTTGATTTCATCAGCGGCATCGACAAAGGTAAGGAAGGCGAACTGCTTTCGCAGGCACGCGAGACGACAAACCTTATCATCGTCCCCGAAATGGGCCGCAGCATCAACCCATTTTCAGATCTCGTCGCCCTCTGGAAACTATACAAGCTCATCAAAAAAGGCCGATACCACATCGTTCATACGCACTCGTCGAAGGCTGGCGTTTTAGGCAGAATCGCGGCTTGGCTCGCCGGAACGCCGTTGATCGTCCACACGCTGCACAGTCTTGTTTTCCATGAATACCAGCCGTGGCTCGTCAACCGAACTTGGCGTGTTGTTAAAAAAGTGTGCGCGCGGGTAACCGATTATTACATCAGCGTCTCAGAGATCATCGTTAAAAAAGCGATTGCCGCGAATATCGCGGAGCCCGAGCGATTTCGAACTATCTACAGTGGAATGGAACTCGATTGGTTCCTGAATGCAAAGTTTGACGCTGACGCGGTAAAGCGGGAATTCGGCATTCCGCCTGACGCTCCAGTTGTCGGCAAGATCGCCAGACTTTTCCCGCTCAAGGGCCATGACGAGCTGATGGACGCGGCTCCCGAGATTGTTAAACGCGTGCCGAATGTCAGGTTTTTCCTGATCGGCGACGGCATTCTGCTCGAGCATCTGCAAAAGCGGGCGTCGGAATACGGGATCCTTGAGAACTTTGTATTTGCAGGTTTGATCGACCGCACACGAATTCCGGAGATGATCTCGGCGATGGACATAGTCGTCCATACATCCTTACGCGAAGGCCTCGCACGCGTTCTGCCGCAGTCGCTCGCGATGGGCAAGCCCTGCGTCTCGTTCGACATCGACGGAGCACCTGAGGTCGTTATCGACGATTACACGGGTTATTTGGTCAAAGCGTTCGATTCAGTCGGGCTCGCAGATCGCATTGCCCATTTGCTCGAAGATCCTGAACTGCGAAAGAAGCTCGGCGACAATGGCAGGATCCATGTCGATCCCAATTTCCGGACTGAGAAAATGGTCGCCGATATATCCGAGGTTTATCAGATGCTGCTCGAACGCCACGCGGATCGTATCGCTGCTTTTGACCGGAAAACGCAAAACGGTTGA
- a CDS encoding carbohydrate binding domain-containing protein codes for MSLKLIKIEPKFAKASLVVVALICVVATFFFIRWNFSNAIASRLDLKRPESKLVIDWLIGLGPSDPQTHYSAAALFEKTFDPGDLARSLSEYETAAALAPNNYLMWLNVSRARNLNGDTEGSEAAIKRASELAPNYAAVQWAYGNLLIREGKTDDGFKLAAKAAETNSDFARSAVVLALQIFDGDLAQVRTSLGDSEAINAALATSLIGQEREDDAVESWAKLPDQAKITRYKKLGEDLAQKLLSAKKFRLAARVVSDLAPEGTEKPVVGQIVNGSFESGIKLRGAGPFEWQIAEGAEPQVGQSDVHKRSGQYGLFLLFNSFDSSHFRTVSQTVAVIPGAEYEFEGFYRSDLKTPAALKLEIADAATTGTIVSTPPFALAGDWTTLKVKFTVPAGSDGIIIRLAREGCGGPACRITGRLSFDDLSIKRL; via the coding sequence TTGTCGCTAAAGCTCATAAAAATCGAACCAAAGTTCGCAAAGGCTTCGCTCGTCGTGGTCGCGTTGATCTGCGTGGTGGCGACGTTCTTTTTCATCCGTTGGAACTTTTCGAACGCCATCGCCTCGCGCCTCGACCTTAAGCGGCCGGAATCAAAACTCGTCATCGACTGGCTGATCGGCCTCGGCCCGTCAGATCCGCAGACGCATTATTCCGCGGCGGCCTTGTTCGAAAAAACATTCGACCCCGGTGATCTGGCGAGATCGTTGAGCGAATACGAAACCGCCGCCGCGCTCGCTCCAAACAATTATCTGATGTGGCTCAACGTGAGCCGGGCGCGTAACCTAAACGGCGACACCGAAGGCAGTGAGGCGGCCATCAAACGGGCATCGGAACTGGCCCCGAACTACGCGGCCGTACAATGGGCATACGGCAATCTGCTGATCCGCGAAGGGAAGACCGACGACGGATTCAAGCTGGCGGCAAAAGCCGCAGAAACTAACTCCGATTTTGCCCGAAGCGCCGTTGTTCTGGCTCTTCAGATCTTTGACGGGGACCTTGCTCAGGTGCGAACGTCGCTCGGCGACAGCGAGGCGATAAACGCGGCACTCGCGACATCGCTGATCGGCCAGGAACGCGAGGACGATGCGGTCGAATCGTGGGCGAAACTGCCGGATCAGGCGAAAATCACCCGTTACAAAAAGCTCGGGGAAGATCTGGCTCAAAAGCTGCTCTCCGCGAAAAAGTTCCGTCTCGCGGCTCGCGTTGTTTCCGATCTTGCTCCAGAAGGAACGGAAAAGCCAGTTGTTGGGCAGATAGTGAATGGAAGTTTTGAAAGCGGGATAAAGCTTCGCGGAGCCGGGCCTTTTGAATGGCAGATCGCCGAGGGGGCCGAGCCGCAGGTCGGCCAGAGCGACGTCCATAAACGCTCCGGCCAGTACGGGCTGTTTTTGCTGTTCAATTCGTTCGATTCGTCGCATTTTCGCACCGTATCGCAAACCGTTGCGGTCATTCCCGGCGCCGAATATGAGTTCGAAGGCTTTTATCGCTCCGATCTGAAAACACCGGCGGCGCTGAAGCTGGAGATCGCGGATGCGGCGACGACGGGAACGATCGTCAGCACGCCGCCCTTTGCACTGGCCGGCGACTGGACGACTCTCAAGGTGAAATTTACGGTGCCCGCTGGCAGTGATGGCATCATCATCAGGCTTGCCCGCGAAGGGTGCGGCGGGCCGGCTTGCCGCATAACCGGGCGATTATCATTTGACGATCTTTCGATCAAGCGTTTATAA
- a CDS encoding O-antigen ligase family protein: MSELQEKGNSIFGIEDVTIGDHTSLPSKAVFFLLCFLPLFATVLFGGVDNVTWIFISIAWALIVLLWIAETWTTGGLLINSSSLQIPIAGFLLIALVQLLPLGGAVTGLAVPASNALSLDPYSTRFFAVKLVVYLLYFAACLAFINNEKRLKKAVYFVIIFGALMALYGILQRLASPEGIYGVRETSGARPFGPFVNQHHFATFMQMTGGLALALLFGKKAGREQKILLAAGIVVMGVATVSTGSRGGLLGFLATLAFVSLLNFLSGRWSGESRSKAGMQRNFVIAAAGIALIVVIFGVVLLIGGNDALLRGTGVVLADGDISTGRLHFWPIALKIFLAHPILGAGFESFGVAFTKYDTMSGEFRVEQAHNEYLQTLADAGIVGFICLAGFIVLLFKKGLKTIASSSGFRNEAAIGALAGCLGVLVHSFFDFPLRTPSNAFFFLMLCAIATAAIAAHDRPSKRHH; encoded by the coding sequence ATGAGCGAACTGCAGGAAAAAGGGAATTCGATATTTGGGATCGAGGATGTCACCATCGGTGATCATACCTCGCTGCCGAGCAAGGCCGTGTTCTTTTTGCTGTGTTTTTTGCCCTTGTTCGCGACGGTGCTCTTCGGCGGCGTCGATAATGTTACCTGGATATTCATTTCGATAGCCTGGGCACTGATCGTTCTACTTTGGATAGCCGAAACATGGACGACGGGCGGCCTTTTGATAAATTCGAGCTCGCTTCAGATACCGATTGCCGGCTTTCTCCTGATCGCCCTCGTCCAGCTGCTGCCGCTCGGCGGAGCCGTCACAGGCTTAGCGGTTCCCGCCTCGAATGCCCTCTCTCTTGACCCTTATTCGACCCGGTTCTTTGCCGTAAAACTGGTTGTATATCTCTTGTATTTTGCCGCCTGCCTCGCCTTCATTAATAATGAGAAGCGTCTAAAAAAAGCGGTCTATTTCGTGATCATATTCGGGGCATTGATGGCGCTTTACGGCATCCTACAGCGCCTCGCAAGTCCTGAGGGCATCTACGGCGTGCGGGAAACGTCCGGTGCCCGGCCTTTCGGTCCGTTCGTTAATCAGCATCATTTCGCGACGTTCATGCAGATGACCGGCGGCCTTGCCCTTGCATTACTATTCGGAAAAAAAGCAGGGCGGGAGCAGAAGATATTGCTTGCGGCCGGCATCGTTGTGATGGGCGTTGCGACGGTATCGACCGGTTCGCGCGGTGGATTGTTGGGCTTTCTGGCGACTTTGGCTTTTGTTTCGCTGCTTAATTTTCTTTCCGGCCGTTGGTCCGGTGAGAGCCGTTCAAAGGCAGGCATGCAGCGAAATTTTGTTATCGCTGCCGCCGGCATTGCTCTGATCGTGGTCATTTTTGGTGTCGTACTTCTGATCGGCGGGAACGATGCTCTGCTTCGCGGCACTGGTGTTGTGCTGGCTGACGGGGATATTTCGACGGGCAGGCTGCATTTCTGGCCGATCGCTTTGAAGATATTTCTGGCTCATCCGATATTGGGCGCCGGGTTCGAGTCGTTCGGGGTCGCCTTCACAAAATACGACACAATGAGCGGGGAATTCCGTGTCGAACAGGCCCACAACGAATACCTTCAAACCCTCGCGGATGCCGGGATCGTTGGTTTCATCTGCCTCGCGGGCTTCATCGTCCTGTTGTTTAAGAAAGGGCTGAAGACGATCGCGAGTTCCTCCGGTTTTAGAAACGAAGCCGCGATCGGAGCGTTGGCAGGATGTTTAGGCGTTCTTGTCCACAGCTTCTTTGATTTTCCGCTGCGTACGCCCTCAAATGCGTTTTTCTTTCTGATGCTTTGTGCCATTGCAACGGCTGCGATAGCAGCTCACGACCGGCCATCGAAACGCCATCATTGA
- a CDS encoding right-handed parallel beta-helix repeat-containing protein, protein MTNRTATRKRKQSRSYLPAKTLVLIGVAVIFALGLSLAHHTQTAAMQKIDRDMPSLKGDSAVEYLEKKSSYDSLANAFKSIAADDLRDNPEAMVKLTPNDGIAGGFFGSSVAISGNTAIIGATNLPEGSGGSIPGAAYIFVRNGASWSFQQKLTAPDSSPGNGNAFGDTVGISGDTVVVAAPYHDVPESYSGAAYVFVRTGTTWALQKRFTNADTPLVFNGDIGFSVAISGDTVLVTAFGFLQSSPHRDFVHVFVREGTTWTIQATLITGGDETFTSRVAISGNTVVIGNPNTAGTRQEAAYIYVRCGTTWTQQQRLIPSDGSANIDFGGSVAISGNTVIIGAETDQLGTNQTQTGSAYIYVSDGTTWTEQAKLTGAVHRLNFGRSVGILGNTAIIGAHNGTFQGGTLAGGAEVFVRSGTTWTRDTTITAPDGQPSDFFGYSVAISSDVIFVGATYDDFGSNNQTNEGSAWAIDRTTVAPPPSSPPCDDDIEVNITTDQPDLDLEDDVCDVDMAQSGNQCSLRAAIQTANAKDGPDEILFNIPGGGVQTISPASVLPPITEKVTIDGTTQPGYNTRPVVEVRGALSTPTGLEFAPGSDASSLLGVSILGFSERGILLVSNNNTIKKSHIGTDSTGLTSGQTQAVGVTVRGSGNKIGDTDSGNLLVFNEESEIRIEGAGATGNFVRKNVIGSNGNDEVETSAEAGVLITDGASGNTIGGNGEPDQNKIAAALAAIEINRGSNDNVVTGNVLAFSEVGVLVLNSSRNRIGGEIVSATNVEGNQIDTTKFGVLLDIEADVRRTLPKWAGQARIFDGERPTAVAGGAGSDNKVFGNVFVVSDPEFAEEDSIGVMVGTANDSKIGNGQGSFRNVVLDCSYVGLLVLKGAQRTKIEGNFVGLASATVIKPNKTGIRLAGSGTEVRNNIISGNTEEGVLINRIDSEDDIPTSNIIHNNWIGTDTAGTAQFPNRNGVIVDGRQNTLTNNVISGNTLVGLQIQDNQNTIENNRIGTNAVGDAANGNGDGGMLVLSSNNTISNNTVSANEGGIAIARDPERPTILANNNTLRGNTVGTNRAGTAGLGGQIAGIIIANGSQNNVIGGTSAGASNVISGNAQTGIFLQLGESQGAVPPTDNKIQGNFIGTNISGTAAIPNGQDGIVLSTATRTLIGGFGADMPAARNTISGNGRNGISLVNGANLNRISGNYIGTKGDGQTALGNTERGIRVGVSVSGTIIGGPEQNAGNTIAFNGSNGISLTNDAGNNNIIDPNRIFGNVLAGIDIGENGFTPNDPADADIGPNKLQNYPTMTLALVGGDLIVSYQVDSAPQHSTYGGSGIYVEFFEADATGAGQNFLGSDHYLLSDYTNGTPGIRQKNLGNAAALGIVAGDRLTATATDADGNSSEFTPAVNGPGASPVTVGGRVTTPTGLGLRNATVSMIDPLGVRRTATTSSFGLYSFTNVAAGVSYTITVSSKRYRFSPRVMVISDNLSNIDFVGLE, encoded by the coding sequence ATGACGAATCGAACCGCCACCCGAAAACGTAAACAAAGTCGCAGCTATTTGCCAGCAAAGACACTCGTTCTCATAGGCGTTGCGGTGATCTTCGCCCTCGGTCTGTCGCTGGCTCATCATACGCAGACTGCGGCGATGCAAAAGATCGACCGAGATATGCCGTCGCTGAAGGGCGACTCGGCCGTTGAATATCTAGAAAAAAAATCTAGCTACGACTCGCTTGCGAACGCTTTCAAGTCGATCGCGGCCGACGATCTACGGGACAACCCCGAGGCCATGGTAAAGCTCACGCCGAATGACGGCATAGCGGGTGGGTTCTTCGGCTCGAGCGTGGCGATCTCCGGCAATACAGCGATCATCGGAGCAACGAACCTTCCTGAGGGCAGTGGCGGCAGTATTCCGGGAGCAGCCTACATATTTGTTCGCAACGGGGCATCGTGGAGTTTCCAGCAGAAATTAACCGCTCCTGATAGTTCTCCGGGCAATGGAAATGCCTTTGGCGACACCGTAGGTATTTCCGGTGATACGGTGGTCGTCGCGGCCCCTTACCACGATGTGCCTGAATCTTACTCAGGTGCAGCATACGTTTTTGTCCGAACCGGCACCACCTGGGCGCTCCAGAAGAGATTTACGAACGCTGATACCCCGTTGGTGTTTAATGGCGATATCGGTTTCAGCGTGGCGATCTCCGGCGATACGGTTCTTGTCACTGCATTCGGCTTCCTCCAATCTTCTCCCCACCGTGACTTCGTTCATGTTTTTGTCCGCGAGGGGACGACATGGACGATCCAGGCCACGCTCATCACAGGGGGCGACGAGACTTTTACATCGAGAGTAGCAATATCAGGTAATACGGTCGTGATTGGTAATCCTAACACTGCCGGGACAAGGCAGGAGGCGGCGTATATTTATGTTCGCTGCGGTACGACCTGGACCCAGCAACAACGACTGATCCCAAGCGATGGCTCAGCCAACATAGATTTCGGCGGCAGCGTCGCGATCTCAGGGAATACGGTGATCATCGGTGCCGAGACGGACCAACTTGGCACGAACCAAACACAAACAGGATCGGCATACATTTATGTATCCGACGGGACGACCTGGACCGAGCAGGCAAAGCTGACAGGAGCTGTCCATCGTCTTAATTTCGGCCGAAGCGTAGGAATTTTAGGCAATACGGCGATAATCGGAGCACACAATGGAACCTTCCAGGGAGGCACTCTAGCGGGCGGCGCAGAGGTCTTTGTGCGAAGCGGCACGACCTGGACGCGCGACACTACGATCACTGCGCCAGACGGCCAACCTAGTGATTTTTTCGGCTACAGCGTGGCTATTTCGAGTGACGTGATCTTCGTAGGTGCAACATATGACGACTTTGGCTCGAATAATCAAACAAATGAAGGGTCGGCTTGGGCCATAGACCGCACCACGGTAGCGCCGCCCCCATCGTCTCCTCCGTGCGACGATGACATTGAAGTGAATATTACGACCGATCAGCCCGACCTAGACCTCGAAGATGACGTGTGCGATGTCGACATGGCCCAGTCGGGAAATCAATGTAGCCTGCGCGCAGCCATACAGACGGCGAATGCGAAGGACGGGCCGGATGAGATATTGTTCAACATCCCCGGCGGCGGAGTTCAGACGATCTCTCCGGCGAGCGTCTTACCGCCGATCACAGAGAAGGTCACAATTGACGGTACGACTCAGCCCGGATACAATACTCGGCCCGTGGTCGAGGTAAGAGGGGCACTTTCGACTCCGACCGGCCTAGAGTTTGCTCCCGGAAGCGATGCATCCTCGCTACTCGGCGTAAGCATCTTGGGTTTTAGTGAACGCGGCATTCTACTGGTTTCAAATAACAATACGATCAAGAAATCGCATATTGGAACGGATTCGACCGGCCTGACCTCGGGCCAGACTCAGGCAGTGGGAGTCACCGTTAGGGGCAGCGGTAACAAAATAGGTGATACCGATAGTGGTAACTTGCTAGTCTTTAATGAGGAGAGCGAGATACGGATCGAAGGCGCGGGGGCGACCGGCAACTTCGTTAGGAAAAATGTGATCGGCTCTAATGGGAACGACGAAGTGGAAACGTCCGCAGAAGCTGGAGTACTTATAACTGATGGTGCCTCGGGAAACACCATTGGCGGGAATGGCGAACCAGACCAAAATAAGATAGCTGCTGCGCTTGCCGCAATTGAGATAAATCGAGGGTCGAACGACAATGTGGTCACGGGAAACGTACTGGCGTTCTCAGAAGTCGGTGTGCTCGTTCTAAATTCTTCCCGCAATCGGATCGGGGGCGAAATTGTTTCTGCAACGAACGTCGAAGGCAACCAGATCGACACAACGAAGTTTGGAGTGCTCTTGGATATCGAAGCTGATGTGCGACGGACACTTCCAAAATGGGCAGGTCAAGCGCGAATATTTGATGGAGAGCGGCCAACCGCAGTTGCTGGTGGTGCCGGTTCCGACAATAAGGTATTCGGAAACGTATTCGTAGTGAGTGACCCGGAATTCGCAGAGGAGGACAGCATTGGAGTAATGGTGGGCACGGCAAACGACTCTAAAATAGGTAACGGGCAGGGCAGCTTTCGGAATGTTGTGCTTGACTGTTCTTATGTCGGGCTGCTGGTGCTCAAAGGTGCTCAACGGACCAAAATCGAAGGAAACTTCGTCGGTCTTGCATCAGCGACTGTGATAAAGCCAAACAAAACGGGTATCAGGCTTGCAGGTTCCGGAACCGAGGTTAGGAACAATATTATCTCCGGCAACACCGAGGAAGGAGTATTGATCAATCGGATTGACTCTGAAGACGACATACCGACTTCAAATATCATCCACAACAACTGGATCGGCACCGACACCGCGGGTACGGCACAGTTTCCGAATCGCAATGGAGTGATCGTGGATGGTCGGCAGAACACACTAACCAACAATGTAATATCTGGCAACACATTGGTCGGGCTTCAGATTCAGGATAACCAAAACACAATTGAGAACAATCGAATCGGAACAAATGCTGTGGGTGATGCTGCAAATGGGAACGGCGACGGAGGAATGCTGGTCTTAAGCTCGAACAACACGATCTCAAATAATACCGTCTCAGCCAACGAGGGCGGGATCGCAATAGCTCGAGATCCCGAGAGGCCGACAATTCTCGCGAATAATAATACATTGCGGGGAAATACGGTTGGGACAAATCGTGCCGGAACGGCGGGACTGGGCGGTCAAATAGCTGGGATTATCATCGCGAACGGATCCCAAAACAATGTAATCGGCGGGACGAGTGCCGGTGCTAGCAATGTGATCTCGGGGAATGCACAGACGGGAATCTTCCTGCAGCTCGGAGAATCTCAAGGTGCTGTACCTCCAACCGACAACAAGATCCAAGGCAATTTCATCGGCACCAACATAAGCGGAACCGCAGCAATTCCGAACGGTCAGGACGGCATTGTGTTGTCGACTGCAACGCGGACTCTGATCGGCGGTTTCGGTGCAGACATGCCCGCGGCCCGGAACACTATCTCCGGAAACGGGCGCAATGGGATATCGCTCGTAAATGGTGCGAACTTGAACCGAATCTCTGGAAACTACATTGGTACCAAGGGAGATGGCCAAACTGCACTCGGTAACACGGAACGTGGAATTCGCGTGGGCGTATCAGTATCGGGAACGATCATCGGCGGGCCCGAGCAGAATGCGGGGAATACTATCGCATTCAATGGCTCGAACGGTATTTCTCTTACCAACGACGCCGGAAATAACAACATCATCGACCCGAACCGTATCTTTGGTAACGTGCTCGCGGGCATCGACATAGGCGAAAATGGGTTTACGCCGAATGATCCGGCGGATGCGGATATCGGGCCGAACAAGCTGCAGAATTATCCGACGATGACGCTGGCGCTCGTCGGTGGTGATCTGATCGTGAGTTATCAGGTCGATTCGGCTCCGCAGCATTCAACGTATGGCGGGTCGGGGATATATGTTGAGTTTTTTGAGGCGGACGCGACTGGTGCGGGGCAAAACTTCCTAGGGTCGGATCACTACCTTCTTAGCGACTACACTAACGGCACGCCAGGCATCCGGCAGAAGAATCTGGGGAACGCAGCCGCTCTAGGAATCGTAGCCGGCGACAGATTGACGGCTACTGCGACCGACGCAGACGGGAACTCATCCGAATTTACGCCTGCGGTCAATGGTCCGGGAGCGTCGCCTGTCACGGTGGGCGGTCGAGTGACCACGCCGACCGGGCTGGGGCTTCGGAACGCAACCGTGTCTATGATCGATCCGCTGGGTGTGAGGCGGACAGCAACCACGAGTTCCTTTGGATTGTATTCATTCACCAACGTCGCGGCGGGCGTGAGTTACACGATCACCGTCTCCTCGAAACGGTACCGATTTTCCCCGCGGGTCATGGTGATCTCGGACAATCTTTCAAATATAGATTTTGTGGGTCTCGAGTGA
- a CDS encoding DUF433 domain-containing protein, which produces MEIVVGTIPKPVRKDSYGVLRVGRTHVPLDSVVYAFNQGEDAAEIQRNFDTLSLAEVHSAIAYYLHNKAKVDAYLVEQDREFEKKRLENLKDFPPRLTREVLLARKNGFSPDWKK; this is translated from the coding sequence ATGGAAATAGTAGTGGGCACAATTCCAAAACCCGTCAGAAAAGACTCGTATGGCGTTCTTCGCGTCGGACGAACGCATGTCCCGCTGGACTCCGTAGTCTACGCCTTCAACCAAGGCGAGGATGCCGCTGAGATTCAGCGCAATTTCGACACGCTCTCACTTGCCGAGGTCCATTCCGCAATTGCATATTACCTCCACAACAAAGCAAAGGTCGATGCGTATCTCGTGGAACAGGATCGCGAGTTTGAAAAGAAACGGCTGGAAAATCTAAAGGATTTTCCGCCGCGTTTAACCCGTGAAGTGCTTCTAGCCCGCAAGAATGGCTTTTCTCCAGACTGGAAGAAATGA